From Rhodospirillaceae bacterium, the proteins below share one genomic window:
- a CDS encoding CoA transferase subunit A: protein MKEKILPLKDAIARFVVADSSVVLGAVLEPDVPFAATHEIIRQGIKGLNVIAPISDASTDMLIGAGCCNEVTGAWVGNVSGGLGHNYRRAFEASDTATVKLHDHSNFSIAMALMAGAYGMPYAPMRSILGSDISKSNPDMMITENPFSEDKEPIILVPPLVPDVAIIVVQRADVFGNNHHWGSRGVVQEAALAAENVIVLANEIVEPAVIASDPSRVLVPGYLVSAVCHVPAASHPSPQTGCWKRDNTFFGDYHAESRTVEGFDKWLQEWIFGVEDHAAYCQKLGSQLEDLRITGSNLAAPTNYAAG from the coding sequence ATGAAGGAAAAAATCCTTCCCCTGAAAGATGCCATCGCCCGCTTTGTTGTCGCGGACAGTTCGGTGGTTCTGGGCGCGGTTTTGGAACCTGATGTGCCGTTTGCCGCAACCCACGAGATTATCCGTCAGGGGATCAAGGGCTTAAACGTCATCGCACCGATTTCAGACGCTTCTACGGACATGCTGATCGGTGCGGGATGCTGTAACGAGGTGACCGGAGCCTGGGTCGGCAATGTTTCGGGTGGCCTGGGTCATAACTATCGACGGGCCTTCGAGGCCAGCGACACAGCGACGGTCAAACTGCACGATCATTCAAACTTTTCCATCGCCATGGCCTTGATGGCCGGGGCTTACGGTATGCCCTACGCACCCATGCGTTCGATTTTGGGATCCGACATCAGCAAATCAAATCCAGATATGATGATCACTGAGAACCCGTTTTCTGAGGACAAGGAACCGATCATTCTGGTGCCGCCGTTGGTGCCCGATGTTGCCATTATCGTGGTTCAGCGCGCCGATGTGTTTGGCAATAACCATCATTGGGGAAGCCGGGGGGTCGTTCAGGAAGCCGCCCTGGCTGCCGAAAACGTCATCGTGCTGGCCAATGAAATTGTCGAACCCGCCGTCATTGCTTCTGACCCCAGCAGGGTTCTGGTGCCGGGTTATCTGGTTAGCGCCGTGTGCCATGTGCCTGCCGCTTCCCATCCGTCACCGCAAACCGGTTGCTGGAAGCGCGATAATACGTTTTTTGGCGACTATCACGCCGAAAGCCGAACTGTTGAAGGCTTCGATAAGTGGCTGCAGGAATGGATTTTCGGGGTTGAAGATCACGCCGCGTACTGTCAAAAACTGGGCTCCCAACTGGAAGACCTGCGCATCACCGGTTCAAACCTGGCCGCTCCAACAAACTACGCGGCGGGGTAA
- a CDS encoding branched-chain amino acid ABC transporter permease, which yields MDFVTFLIQVLNGVQYGFTLFLVASGLTLIFGIMGIINLAHGAFYMIGAYICFWLFGITDSLLIAIMAGIPIMFVFGYAIERLAISVLYKRDHLYQVLMTYGLILILNEMQKILWGSDFYSVPIPEVLSGSIPMGNQEYPVYRLFVSLVCMVVAAGMYVVIGKTKLGMMIRAGASNREMAQALGINISRVFAVVFSLGAALAGFSGMIDAPLSSVYPGMGNYILIISFVVIVIGGIGSVKGAFVGAMLVGLADTFGKVLVPEFSSMVIYALMALVLLWRPQGLFGRAT from the coding sequence ATGGATTTTGTCACTTTTCTTATTCAGGTTTTAAACGGGGTCCAGTACGGATTTACCCTTTTTCTCGTCGCCAGTGGCCTGACTCTGATTTTTGGCATCATGGGCATTATCAATCTTGCCCACGGCGCGTTTTATATGATCGGCGCCTACATCTGTTTCTGGCTGTTCGGCATTACGGACTCGTTGTTGATCGCCATTATGGCCGGAATCCCGATCATGTTTGTTTTCGGATACGCAATCGAACGGCTGGCGATTTCCGTCCTCTACAAACGTGATCACCTTTATCAGGTGTTGATGACTTACGGCCTGATTTTGATCCTCAATGAAATGCAGAAAATCCTGTGGGGAAGTGATTTCTACAGCGTGCCGATCCCGGAAGTCCTGTCCGGTTCCATTCCCATGGGCAATCAGGAATACCCGGTCTACAGGCTGTTTGTTTCGTTGGTTTGTATGGTTGTCGCCGCCGGTATGTATGTGGTTATCGGCAAGACCAAGCTGGGCATGATGATCAGGGCCGGGGCCAGCAATCGGGAAATGGCGCAGGCGCTGGGAATCAACATCAGTCGTGTTTTCGCCGTTGTGTTCAGTCTGGGTGCGGCGCTGGCCGGATTTTCGGGCATGATCGACGCGCCGCTCAGCTCGGTTTATCCGGGCATGGGAAATTACATTCTCATTATTTCATTCGTTGTTATCGTCATTGGCGGCATTGGTTCGGTAAAGGGTGCCTTCGTCGGGGCCATGCTGGTCGGCCTGGCCGATACCTTTGGTAAGGTACTGGTGCCGGAATTTTCATCCATGGTGATTTACGCCCTGATGGCGCTGGTTTTGTTGTGGCGGCCACAGGGCCTTTTTGGCAGAGCCACCTGA
- a CDS encoding DUF3750 domain-containing protein produces MKVLMLMLSVVVAALSLVWIKTSLAHGSGGDWRTASRESAGIAPDPAETREAVVQVYAARAWSWRGFFGVHTWISVKPTDASAFNVYEVIGWRSYRGLPVVSISNRPADGRWFGATPQLLADIRGAGVDDVIERIDAAAKTYPYPNQYRVWPGPNSNTFTAYVARAIPELKLDLPPTAIGKDYLTESGFLAPAPSGTGYQFSLFGLLGVLAGTEEGLEINVLGLTFGIDPADLAIKLPAIGRVAP; encoded by the coding sequence ATGAAAGTCCTTATGTTAATGCTCTCGGTCGTGGTCGCCGCCCTCTCGCTGGTCTGGATAAAAACGTCCTTGGCCCATGGAAGCGGTGGCGACTGGCGCACGGCGAGCCGGGAATCAGCCGGTATTGCGCCTGATCCCGCCGAAACCCGAGAGGCTGTCGTTCAGGTCTACGCCGCCCGCGCCTGGAGCTGGCGCGGCTTTTTCGGCGTCCATACCTGGATTTCCGTCAAGCCCACGGATGCCTCAGCGTTCAATGTTTACGAAGTCATCGGCTGGCGCAGCTACCGGGGTTTGCCGGTGGTCTCAATTTCCAACCGCCCGGCTGATGGTCGCTGGTTCGGGGCGACTCCGCAACTGCTTGCCGATATCCGTGGGGCGGGTGTTGATGATGTCATTGAGCGCATCGACGCGGCGGCAAAAACTTACCCCTATCCCAATCAATACCGGGTTTGGCCAGGTCCCAATTCCAATACCTTTACCGCCTACGTCGCGCGCGCCATCCCTGAACTGAAACTGGACTTGCCGCCAACGGCCATTGGCAAGGATTATCTGACAGAAAGCGGCTTCCTTGCCCCTGCCCCCAGCGGCACCGGTTATCAGTTTTCCCTGTTTGGGCTACTGGGCGTTCTTGCCGGAACCGAGGAAGGGCTGGAAATAAATGTGCTGGGGCTGACCTTCGGCATTGACCCTGCCGACCTGGCCATCAAACTGCCAGCCATCGGCCGCGTTGCGCCTTAA
- a CDS encoding ABC transporter ATP-binding protein codes for MKADAPILEVSDLHTHYGASHILHGVDFSVARGECLSLMGRNGMGKTTTIRSIFGLTPASKGEVRVFGNVVTSSAPHVIARQGLGLVPEGREIFANLSVEENLLMTARPGRDGSTGWTLERVLETFPRLAERLSNMGNHLSGGEQQMLAIGRALMTNPDLLVLDEATEGLAPLIRKEIWAVVRRIKETGIATILVDKDVDALLSVSDKCLILVKGKAVFSGSSDELAANPDIHVQHLGV; via the coding sequence ATGAAAGCCGACGCCCCGATTCTTGAAGTCAGCGACCTGCACACCCATTACGGGGCCAGTCATATTCTGCACGGCGTCGATTTTTCTGTCGCCCGCGGCGAATGTTTGAGCCTGATGGGTCGCAACGGCATGGGCAAGACGACGACCATCCGTTCGATCTTTGGCCTGACCCCTGCCAGCAAAGGTGAAGTCCGGGTGTTTGGCAACGTGGTCACCAGCAGCGCCCCCCATGTTATCGCTCGTCAGGGATTGGGGCTGGTGCCCGAGGGAAGGGAAATTTTCGCCAATCTGAGTGTCGAGGAAAACCTGCTGATGACTGCCAGACCGGGTCGTGACGGCTCCACCGGCTGGACTCTGGAGCGGGTGCTTGAAACATTCCCGCGCCTTGCCGAACGCTTAAGCAATATGGGTAATCATCTTTCGGGCGGCGAACAGCAGATGCTTGCCATCGGTCGGGCCCTGATGACCAACCCGGACTTGCTGGTGCTTGACGAAGCGACAGAGGGCCTGGCACCGCTTATCCGCAAGGAAATCTGGGCGGTGGTTCGTCGTATCAAGGAAACCGGTATCGCCACAATCCTTGTCGATAAGGACGTCGACGCGCTTTTATCGGTCTCTGACAAGTGCCTGATTTTGGTTAAGGGCAAGGCCGTTTTCAGCGGCAGTTCGGATGAACTTGCGGCCAATCCCGACATTCATGTTCAGCATCTGGGGGTTTAG
- a CDS encoding 5-oxoprolinase, whose amino-acid sequence MSKDRWQFWIDRGGTFTDVVGRTPEGAILSHKLLSENPERYPDAALEGIRNLLGLKTGDPIPGTAIEAVKMGTTVATNALLERKGEPTVLVITKGFRDALRIGYQNRPRLFDRHIQLPEMLYTRVIEVDERTGASGDLLMPLDEESAKADLQRAFDDGLRSVAIVFMHGYRFADHEKKVAAMARAIGFSQVSVSHQVSPLIKLVSRGDTTVVDAYLSPILRRYVDRVAADLGDTRLMFMQSNGGLTDARLFQGKDSILSGPAGGVVGMVRTAAEAGFGKVIGFDMGGTSTDVSHFDGAYERAFETQVAGIRMRAPMMSIHTVAAGGGSILHFDGARYRVGPDSAGAVPGPASYRRGGPLAVTDCNVMLGKIQPKFFPHVFGPEANEALDLDAVIEAFAALAAEIETKTGDKRTPKQVAEGFLMIAIENMANAIKQISVQRGYDITEYALNCFGGAGGQHACLVADALGMSTVFVHPLAGVLSAYGMGLAEMRAMRERSAETPLSEEGLASQSQILADLEAEAVREIEGQGVARDGLSVVRKAHIRYDGTDTALMVDYQGAAEMAAAFEALHKQRFGFVMPGRALVIETLSVEAIGSTETAASEAAEDKQTRASTPPQLEMTAFVSDQESHPAPVYDRESMSVGSQVNGPAIIIEKTGTTIVEPDWSAETAARGQLILRRVTPRKSAHAIGTGLGEGEGADPVMLEIFNNLFMSIAEQMGAVLANTAYSVNIKERLDFSCALFDKGGGLVANAPHMPVHLGSMGESVATVIRERGAEMKAGDVCVLNAPYNGGTHLPDVTLVTPMFDDNGEEVLFYVASRGHHADIGGVTPGSMPPDSTSVEEEGVLIDNFLLVDQGRFREQEMRDLLGSGPYPARNPDQNIADLMAQVAANEKGVSELGRMVGHFGLDVVQAYMGHVQDNAEESVRRVLDVMKDGSFTYEMDSGAEIKVAISIDNKGRSACVDFSGTSAQQMTNFNAPLAVTRAAVLYVFRTLVDDDIPMNEGCLKPIELIVPDGCMLKPSYPAAVVAGNVETSQAVVDTLYGALGVMAAAQGTMNNLTFGNDRHQYYETICGGAGAGPDFDGTDAVHTHMTNSRLTDPEILEWRFPVLLEDFTIRKDSGGKGAHRGGDGTIRRLRFLEPMTAAILSGHRRIPPYGMAGGEAGACGVNRLERAQGGEVALKETGQVEAEIGDVFVIETPGGGGYGKVKD is encoded by the coding sequence ATGTCGAAGGATCGCTGGCAGTTCTGGATTGATCGTGGTGGCACGTTTACGGACGTCGTCGGGCGGACGCCTGAGGGCGCGATCCTTTCCCATAAATTGTTGTCGGAAAACCCCGAACGCTATCCTGACGCGGCGCTTGAGGGAATACGCAATCTGCTGGGCCTGAAGACCGGGGATCCGATTCCGGGCACGGCTATCGAGGCGGTCAAGATGGGAACCACGGTGGCCACCAACGCCTTGCTTGAACGTAAGGGCGAGCCGACGGTTCTGGTCATTACAAAAGGCTTCAGGGACGCCTTGCGGATTGGTTATCAGAACCGGCCGCGCCTGTTCGACCGCCATATTCAGCTTCCTGAAATGCTCTACACCCGGGTTATCGAAGTCGATGAAAGAACGGGTGCCAGCGGTGACCTGCTGATGCCACTGGATGAGGAGTCCGCGAAGGCTGACCTGCAACGCGCCTTCGATGACGGCTTGCGCTCTGTCGCCATCGTTTTCATGCATGGCTACCGGTTTGCCGATCATGAAAAGAAGGTCGCCGCCATGGCTCGCGCAATCGGTTTTAGCCAGGTTTCCGTCTCTCACCAGGTTTCACCGCTGATCAAGCTTGTCTCCAGGGGCGATACCACCGTCGTCGATGCTTATCTGTCGCCGATCCTGCGCCGCTATGTTGACAGAGTCGCTGCCGATCTGGGCGATACCCGACTGATGTTCATGCAATCCAACGGTGGCCTGACCGACGCCCGGCTGTTTCAGGGCAAGGACAGCATTCTGTCAGGCCCCGCAGGCGGTGTCGTCGGCATGGTCCGAACGGCGGCAGAGGCCGGGTTTGGCAAGGTCATCGGTTTCGATATGGGCGGCACCTCAACGGATGTCTCGCATTTTGACGGCGCTTATGAGCGCGCTTTTGAAACACAGGTTGCCGGTATTCGGATGCGCGCCCCGATGATGAGCATCCATACGGTTGCCGCCGGTGGTGGCTCCATTTTGCATTTTGACGGGGCCCGCTACCGGGTTGGCCCTGACAGCGCGGGTGCGGTGCCCGGACCTGCCAGTTACCGGCGCGGCGGACCGCTGGCCGTTACCGACTGCAATGTCATGTTAGGGAAAATTCAGCCGAAGTTTTTCCCCCATGTATTTGGCCCGGAGGCCAACGAAGCGCTCGACCTGGACGCCGTCATTGAAGCCTTCGCCGCACTGGCTGCTGAAATTGAAACAAAGACTGGCGACAAGCGAACACCCAAACAGGTCGCCGAAGGTTTCCTGATGATCGCCATTGAGAATATGGCCAACGCCATCAAGCAGATTTCGGTGCAACGTGGTTATGACATCACCGAATACGCCCTGAATTGCTTTGGCGGGGCCGGTGGTCAGCATGCCTGTCTGGTTGCTGACGCCCTTGGTATGAGCACGGTGTTCGTTCATCCGCTGGCCGGGGTGCTGTCCGCCTATGGCATGGGGCTTGCCGAAATGCGGGCGATGCGCGAGCGTTCGGCTGAAACACCGCTAAGTGAGGAAGGTCTTGCCAGTCAAAGTCAAATTCTCGCCGATCTGGAAGCCGAAGCGGTCCGGGAAATTGAAGGCCAGGGCGTCGCCCGTGATGGCTTAAGCGTCGTGCGCAAGGCCCATATTCGTTACGATGGCACCGACACCGCCCTGATGGTTGATTATCAGGGTGCTGCGGAAATGGCCGCCGCCTTTGAAGCCCTTCACAAGCAGCGTTTTGGTTTTGTCATGCCGGGACGCGCACTGGTAATTGAAACCCTCTCCGTTGAGGCCATCGGCAGCACCGAGACGGCAGCAAGCGAGGCGGCAGAAGATAAGCAAACCAGAGCCAGCACACCGCCACAACTGGAAATGACGGCTTTCGTCAGTGATCAGGAAAGCCATCCCGCACCGGTTTATGATCGCGAAAGCATGTCAGTGGGCAGTCAGGTCAATGGCCCCGCGATCATCATCGAGAAGACCGGGACGACCATTGTCGAACCCGACTGGAGCGCCGAAACGGCAGCCCGGGGTCAGTTGATCCTGCGTCGCGTTACGCCGCGCAAATCAGCCCATGCCATCGGCACCGGTCTTGGCGAGGGCGAGGGTGCCGACCCGGTGATGTTGGAAATTTTCAACAACCTGTTTATGTCAATCGCCGAACAGATGGGCGCGGTTCTGGCCAATACGGCCTATTCGGTCAATATCAAAGAGCGACTGGATTTTTCGTGCGCACTTTTTGATAAAGGTGGCGGCCTCGTCGCCAACGCACCGCACATGCCGGTTCATCTGGGCTCTATGGGAGAAAGTGTGGCAACGGTGATCCGTGAGCGCGGTGCTGAAATGAAGGCCGGGGATGTTTGTGTGCTCAATGCACCCTACAACGGCGGCACTCACCTGCCCGATGTCACCTTGGTGACGCCGATGTTCGACGATAACGGCGAGGAAGTCCTGTTCTATGTCGCCTCGCGTGGCCATCATGCCGATATCGGTGGTGTGACGCCCGGCTCCATGCCACCCGATAGCACCAGCGTCGAAGAAGAAGGCGTCCTTATCGACAACTTTCTTTTGGTCGATCAAGGCCGTTTCCGGGAACAGGAAATGCGTGATCTTTTGGGTTCAGGTCCTTATCCGGCCCGTAACCCCGATCAGAATATCGCCGACCTGATGGCCCAGGTCGCGGCCAATGAAAAAGGCGTCAGTGAACTTGGGCGCATGGTCGGGCACTTTGGTTTGGACGTCGTCCAGGCCTATATGGGCCATGTTCAGGATAATGCCGAAGAATCCGTGCGCCGGGTTCTTGATGTCATGAAAGACGGCTCCTTTACTTATGAAATGGATAGCGGCGCTGAAATCAAGGTGGCTATTTCCATCGATAATAAAGGCCGTAGTGCGTGCGTTGATTTTAGCGGAACGTCAGCCCAGCAGATGACCAATTTCAACGCCCCGCTGGCTGTCACCCGGGCCGCCGTTCTATATGTTTTCCGGACCCTGGTTGACGATGACATTCCCATGAACGAGGGCTGTCTGAAACCCATCGAGTTGATCGTCCCTGACGGTTGTATGCTTAAACCCAGTTATCCTGCGGCCGTCGTCGCCGGTAATGTGGAAACCAGTCAGGCCGTCGTCGACACCTTGTACGGGGCGTTGGGTGTTATGGCCGCAGCGCAAGGAACCATGAATAACCTGACTTTCGGCAACGACCGCCATCAGTATTACGAAACCATTTGCGGGGGCGCTGGGGCGGGGCCTGATTTTGATGGCACCGACGCGGTTCATACCCACATGACAAATTCGCGCCTGACCGATCCGGAAATACTGGAATGGCGTTTCCCTGTGCTGTTGGAAGATTTCACCATTCGCAAGGACAGTGGTGGCAAGGGTGCCCACCGGGGTGGCGACGGAACTATTCGGCGACTGCGTTTCCTTGAACCGATGACGGCCGCAATCCTGTCGGGTCATCGACGTATTCCGCCCTATGGCATGGCTGGCGGCGAAGCTGGCGCTTGCGGTGTGAACCGGCTTGAGCGAGCACAGGGCGGCGAGGTTGCTTTGAAGGAAACCGGCCAAGTGGAGGCCGAGATAGGTGATGTATTCGTAATTGAAACGCCCGGTGGTGGCGGCTACGGAAAAGTTAAAGATTAA
- a CDS encoding ABC transporter substrate-binding protein yields MSKNNKSRRNFIAGAAATTGLVAASSFIPSRFAIGATAPIKIGILLPYSGTYAMLGNSITNAMKMRIEQAGGRMGGRPIDYVAVDSEMSVPKAPQNTNKLILKEKVDFLVGPVHSGIAAAMAKIMGQRKTPIMIVPNAGSNAVTGPLCAPNIFRTSFSNWQPAYPGGVLMGKEGHKTCVTISWKYGAGIQMMAAGRDGFATTGGKSVKDILLPFPNVEFQAHLSEIAALKPDCVFAFFSGGGATKFLKDYEAAGLKDKIPLYGPGFLTEGVEKAAGSAADGIKTTLHYASNLDNRENHKFRADYEAAFGSGPNVFSVQGYDTGSLLLQAAAAVGGDVEATADVISVMETSKVPDSPRGPWAMSKAHNPIQNIYLRQVADGQQKLLGIAAEALEDPAAGCKMT; encoded by the coding sequence ATGAGTAAAAATAACAAATCAAGGCGCAATTTTATTGCCGGCGCAGCGGCGACAACCGGTCTGGTAGCGGCGAGCAGCTTTATTCCAAGCCGTTTTGCCATTGGTGCGACGGCCCCGATCAAGATTGGTATTCTGCTTCCCTATTCGGGTACATACGCGATGCTTGGTAATTCGATCACCAACGCCATGAAAATGCGTATCGAGCAGGCGGGTGGCAGAATGGGCGGACGTCCCATTGACTATGTTGCCGTCGATAGCGAAATGTCGGTTCCCAAAGCACCACAAAACACCAACAAGCTGATCCTGAAGGAAAAAGTGGATTTCCTGGTCGGCCCCGTTCATTCGGGTATTGCCGCGGCCATGGCTAAAATTATGGGTCAACGCAAAACACCGATCATGATCGTGCCCAATGCCGGTTCCAACGCCGTGACCGGCCCGCTTTGCGCGCCCAACATCTTCCGCACCTCGTTCTCCAACTGGCAGCCGGCCTATCCGGGCGGCGTGTTGATGGGCAAGGAAGGTCATAAGACCTGCGTCACCATTTCATGGAAATACGGCGCCGGTATCCAGATGATGGCTGCCGGTCGTGACGGTTTTGCGACAACGGGCGGCAAATCCGTAAAGGATATTCTGCTGCCGTTCCCGAACGTTGAATTCCAGGCCCATTTGTCTGAAATCGCCGCCCTGAAGCCTGATTGCGTGTTTGCCTTCTTCTCTGGCGGTGGCGCTACCAAGTTCCTGAAAGACTACGAAGCAGCAGGGCTTAAAGACAAAATTCCGCTCTATGGTCCGGGCTTCCTGACCGAAGGCGTGGAAAAAGCCGCCGGTTCCGCAGCGGATGGTATCAAGACCACCCTTCACTATGCCTCAAACCTGGACAACCGGGAAAATCACAAGTTCCGTGCCGATTACGAAGCCGCTTTCGGCTCCGGCCCGAACGTGTTCTCGGTTCAGGGTTATGACACCGGATCGCTTCTGTTGCAGGCTGCTGCCGCTGTTGGTGGCGACGTCGAAGCAACAGCCGATGTCATTAGTGTGATGGAAACATCGAAGGTGCCTGACAGTCCGCGTGGTCCGTGGGCCATGTCGAAGGCTCATAACCCGATCCAGAACATCTATCTGCGTCAGGTTGCTGATGGTCAGCAGAAACTTCTCGGCATTGCCGCTGAAGCTCTGGAAGATCCTGCAGCTGGTTGCAAAATGACCTAA
- a CDS encoding branched-chain amino acid ABC transporter permease, whose protein sequence is MTHSRPLLIFLLMALAALAAFPLIGEEFYQGLVIRLMIMGIFAMSLDLLIGFTGLVSFGHAAFFGLSGYLLAILTPEYGPVSIWIALPFCLAGTALAALVIGWFSVRTSGIYFIMITLAFAQMFYYYFNENQDLGGSDGIFIFFKPSVAIGDFQLLDLSNHNTFYYFVLVSLVISYLLLSNILKAPFGQVIRGIQANEARTLALGFNTRKYKLVSFVIAGTLAGFAGFLEASHGGIMSPAHLGWHESGIAMMIVILGGMGTLYGPVLGAFAMGFLQDYFQELWSDHWLLLMGAFVIAVVLFLPNGIAGLVAQLRRSKGDAP, encoded by the coding sequence ATGACCCACTCGCGCCCCTTACTGATTTTCCTGCTTATGGCACTGGCCGCCCTTGCGGCTTTTCCGCTGATTGGCGAGGAATTCTATCAGGGTCTGGTCATCCGCCTGATGATCATGGGTATCTTCGCCATGAGCCTGGATCTGTTGATCGGCTTTACCGGACTTGTCAGCTTCGGCCATGCCGCCTTTTTCGGACTGTCGGGTTATCTGCTGGCTATCCTCACCCCTGAATACGGCCCGGTCAGCATCTGGATCGCCTTGCCGTTCTGCCTTGCGGGCACGGCCCTTGCGGCGCTGGTTATCGGTTGGTTTTCGGTCAGGACATCGGGCATTTATTTCATTATGATCACCCTCGCTTTCGCCCAGATGTTCTACTACTACTTCAATGAAAATCAGGACCTGGGCGGATCGGACGGAATCTTTATCTTCTTCAAGCCGAGCGTCGCCATTGGCGATTTCCAGCTTCTCGACTTAAGCAATCACAATACGTTTTATTATTTTGTTCTGGTCAGTCTGGTCATTTCCTATCTGTTGTTGTCCAATATCCTCAAGGCGCCATTTGGCCAGGTGATCAGGGGCATTCAGGCGAACGAGGCGCGAACCCTGGCGCTTGGCTTCAACACCCGCAAATACAAATTGGTCAGCTTTGTCATTGCCGGAACGCTTGCCGGTTTCGCGGGGTTTCTTGAGGCCAGTCACGGCGGCATCATGAGCCCGGCCCATCTGGGTTGGCATGAATCAGGGATTGCCATGATGATCGTCATCCTGGGTGGTATGGGAACCCTGTACGGGCCGGTGCTGGGGGCTTTCGCTATGGGCTTCCTGCAGGATTACTTCCAGGAACTGTGGAGCGATCACTGGTTGTTGTTGATGGGCGCTTTCGTCATTGCCGTGGTGCTGTTCCTGCCTAACGGCATCGCCGGCCTGGTCGCCCAGTTGCGACGCAGCAAGGGGGACGCGCCATGA
- a CDS encoding CoA-transferase, which yields MTDYSIQELMIIASAREIQDGELVFVGMRLPITAYGVARLTHAPDAVGLFECGVARYAPATDMLYTMGDPPNQLNAAWTTGLIPVMSQLTRGRVDAGFIGGAEVDRFGNVNTSYIGDYNNPKIKLPGSGGAADIAAMSKRLLVIINHEERRLVEKVDYVTSPGYLDGGDSRDRAGLQGGPSAIITDLAILRPYGPDNEMHLASLHQGHSVEEVQEKTGWDLKVSPKMIETPPPSAEEMAALHEIDKEGFWR from the coding sequence ATGACTGATTATTCCATTCAGGAACTGATGATTATCGCTTCAGCCCGCGAAATTCAGGATGGTGAGCTGGTTTTTGTCGGTATGCGCCTGCCGATCACCGCTTACGGAGTCGCGCGGTTGACCCATGCGCCGGACGCCGTCGGCCTGTTTGAGTGCGGCGTTGCCCGCTACGCCCCTGCTACCGATATGCTCTATACCATGGGTGATCCGCCCAACCAGTTGAACGCCGCCTGGACCACCGGCTTGATCCCGGTGATGAGCCAGCTTACGCGTGGCCGGGTCGACGCCGGGTTTATTGGCGGGGCGGAAGTTGATCGCTTCGGCAATGTGAACACGTCCTACATCGGTGATTATAACAATCCAAAGATCAAATTACCGGGCTCTGGCGGTGCAGCGGATATTGCAGCCATGTCGAAGCGATTACTGGTTATTATCAACCATGAAGAACGCCGCCTGGTCGAAAAGGTCGATTACGTGACCTCGCCGGGTTATTTGGATGGCGGCGACAGTAGAGACCGCGCAGGTCTTCAGGGCGGTCCATCGGCAATCATTACGGATTTAGCCATTCTCAGGCCCTACGGACCGGATAACGAGATGCATTTGGCCTCGCTCCACCAGGGCCACAGCGTCGAGGAAGTTCAGGAAAAAACCGGCTGGGATTTGAAAGTTTCGCCGAAAATGATCGAAACACCGCCGCCCAGCGCTGAAGAAATGGCGGCGCTTCACGAAATTGATAAGGAAGGTTTTTGGCGATAA
- a CDS encoding ABC transporter ATP-binding protein, whose protein sequence is MSQPLLSTRALTKSFGGLVAVDDVSIDFEVAKVHAIIGPNGAGKTTLINLLSGDLPPTGGAITFKEHDLTPKKAFAISQLGIGRSYQKTNIFPDFTCLQNCWLGAQSRMSTSMRFFKAAKTYNEVRARAERALDLCGLTERIDTVASAMSYGEQRQLEIGMMLATEPELLLLDEPLAGMGTDESRQVVALIKRLAEEHTVILIEHDMDAVFAVADVLTVMVNGKVLATGTPSEIRANSQVQDAYLGTGEEEAP, encoded by the coding sequence ATGAGCCAGCCGCTCCTTTCAACCCGCGCTTTAACAAAAAGCTTTGGTGGCCTGGTCGCCGTTGATGATGTCAGCATCGATTTTGAGGTGGCAAAGGTGCACGCCATCATCGGCCCCAACGGGGCGGGAAAAACGACGTTGATCAACTTGCTGTCCGGTGATTTGCCGCCAACGGGCGGCGCCATCACCTTCAAGGAACACGACCTGACGCCAAAGAAGGCCTTTGCCATATCCCAACTGGGCATCGGGCGCAGTTACCAGAAGACAAATATTTTCCCTGACTTCACCTGCCTGCAAAATTGCTGGCTTGGGGCGCAGTCGCGGATGAGCACATCCATGCGCTTTTTTAAGGCCGCCAAGACTTACAATGAGGTCAGGGCACGGGCCGAACGGGCCCTTGACCTGTGTGGTTTGACGGAGCGTATAGACACGGTTGCTTCGGCCATGAGTTACGGCGAACAACGCCAGCTTGAAATCGGCATGATGTTGGCGACAGAACCCGAACTGCTGTTACTTGATGAGCCGCTGGCCGGGATGGGAACCGATGAATCCCGACAAGTGGTGGCGTTGATCAAGCGACTGGCCGAGGAGCATACGGTTATTCTGATTGAGCACGATATGGACGCGGTGTTCGCCGTTGCCGATGTGCTGACGGTGATGGTTAACGGCAAGGTTCTGGCTACCGGTACCCCTTCGGAAATTCGCGCCAACAGCCAGGTTCAGGATGCCTATCTGGGAACCGGAGAGGAGGAAGCGCCATGA